A segment of the Bacteroidales bacterium genome:
GACCTTTATCGTAATGAGATCCTTTATAATCAATATTGAAATCGGTTTTTGTTGATATCAAAGGATCGGCGGTAAACTTGTTTGTACGAGGCTCCTTGCCTCCAACATTCTCCTTTTTAAGGCTATAGCAAACCCATGCAGGTTGATCGTTTGCTTGGCTATAGGCAAGTGTGTAATATTTATGCTTAACTACCTGATATTTTTCACTTTGTTTAAGATTTGCTTGAACCATTATTTTATTGCTATCCATTTTCGGTTTCGATTTACGGTTTGTCAGAAAGTAAACGGTAGCACCAATAACCGCAATAATTAGAAGGAATATCAATATTTTTTTGCCCATATTATTTAACAGTTTCAAAAATTTATATCAACCACTACTCTGCTAATTTAAACCTTAACCTAACAATTCCCTCATTATAATCAGATGAAAGAATAGAGAAAACACCAATCTCGGAAGTGTTTTTAACGTGAGGGCCAATACATGCGCAAGCATCATAATCTCCAATTCGTATTACACGAATACTATCGGGTGCATCGACGGGTAATTTCGATAAATCGAGAAAGTTTGCTGCCTCCAATTTGGTTACAAAACCCTCAGTAACATCTAACTTACTATTAATAATGCTGTTTACCTGTGTTTCAATCTCTTTGATTTCAGCATCCGTTAAACTCCTTCCAATCCGATAATCGCATTTTGATTTTTTACGCTCAATATGGCTATTGAAAGATCTTCCACAAGCAAACATTCTCACCATGGTTTGATTCAAAATATGCTCGGCAGTGTGCATTCGTGGATCGTAATTTTTTTCGCTCATATATTTATCTCTTTGTACTTGTTGGGTTCACGCAAAGTCGCAAGGTACGCCAAGAGAGAAAAACTAGAAAATTTTCTCTTTGCGAATAAATATTAGGTTAAGCTAGGTATAGTCGAACCATGCTACTTCCGCTAATTTTGGTGATGTTCTTAATTCAACTTATCTTCTTTGCGGCTTTGTGTGAAATATCTTTCGTTGGCTAACCCTACACCTCAATCTTAAATACAACCTTCCTAATCATTACTTCCCCAATAAGCGGTGCATGGCAATCGTTAGGGAAAAAGATTGCAAAGTGTCCTGCTGGAACATTGAAATAGGAGAGGGGATTATCATTGTAAAAAATGATATCCTTCTCGGTATCAAATAGCCCTTTAGGGCTTTTACAATCGGCACGGTTGTTCCATCCCATAGTTTCATTGCCTTCTAGGCAAACCTGAATATCGATATAGCGGTTATGCGCCTCAAGGAGTGCATTCTCCTTTGTGCGTGCGCTATCAAGCGCAGGAATGGCAAATAGCTTTTCGCCATCAATATAAATTCTTTCGCCCGGTTTATCAAAGGCATTGGTTTTTAAAGCCTTTTCAACCTTTTCAAAAAGAGGATGAAGTCCTAGATATAAGTGAAAGTCGTTTAAAGATGCAGTTACCATTTTTTGTGGCAAAGATAGAAAATTGTAATAATGGAATGATTAAAATAGGAAAGAGTGGTAGAGCCAGCTTTGGTCTACCACTCTTTTGATTTATAATTAAAATTTATAGATATAACCAATGGCGATACTTTGCACCTTGCCCTTTTTATGCATTAGGCTATGTCTTTGTCCAATTATTGTCACAGGTTACACTCAATTTGGATATGGTTGACTTCGGCTCACCAAAGATTAATTGGGAATAGATGCTTAGCTGGGGGCGATCGAAATCAATTATCACACCCATAGTTTTGAATTCTCATTAAAATAGTATCCTTCTCATTTTTATATTTAAAATATTGTTTCTCTGTCCATGTTTTTCCCTCCTGAGGTAATTGAATGTCTGACCAATTTGTATTAAATATATCAGGTATTGGGTTTAAATATTGTTTTAGTTTTTTTCTACATTTTATTTCTTCTTTAAACTTAAGATTACCGACTATTGTTGAAGTCGTGCCTGATAAAGTACTAGTTATTTGAGTAATTACTGCGGCTGTTGATATTGGTACAACTAAACTAATAATAGTACCTCCAGCCCCACAGACCAAACCTCCAATCCAAGTCCCATTATAATAGTGCTTAATATTTTTTAATCTCTTATTATTATTTTCAATTTCTTTCATTATTAAACTAATGAATTTGTCACGATCATCTTTAATTACGATTCTAGAGAAATCTCCATTTGTACTAATATAAACGCTAATATTTTCAATACAACCATTGCCATCTTTAACACTTAAAATATAATTACCATCAGAAAGATTTGTAAAGGTTGAATTATTTGTAAAGTCCTTCTGATTAATACTAAATACGTAGGGAGATATACCTCCAATCACATTCATCACAATTTTACCATCATTTGCTCCAAGCATTGTAACTGGTGTTGAAATTGCATTAAGGTTGATTTTTGGGGATGATTTAATCGTTATATTTTTTTCCAATGTGCAATTTAGCGCATCTTTAACGACAACTGTATATGCTCCTTCCTTTAATTTATTGAAATTATTAGAGGAGGAAAAATTTTCAATAAAATTATTTGTTTGATCTTTTAACCCAAACAAAAGTGGGGGATCTCCGTTTACAACCTGTACATTAATTTCACCATTTTGATAACTACTACATGTTATATCTTTAAAAGATGTTGTAAAATCAAGTTTTGACTTAACTTTAATTGTAATAGTCGTTTTATTTATAATTCCTAAGGAATCTTTTGAATATAAATTATATTCCCCCTCGGATAGGTTGATATAACTTGTATTTGTGGAAAAAGCATTATTGTTTAGAGCAAATTCTAGTCTTTTAAATTTAGGTATAATAATTATTGAGCCATTCTTCGCTTCTTTACAAGTTACATCATTACTTTGAACATCAAAGTTAATATTTTGTGATAAACCATAATAGGTTACTATGGTATTCAAAAATATTATCAGCAAATAAATTTTCTTTTTCATAATAGAGATTTGTAATTTAGGTTATTGATGATCAATAAAATTGAATAGATTTGGATGAATCTTTAACCACTGTCTACTCTAATCCTTTGCCCTAAAATCTAGGAAAAACATTTCAAGAATTTTTTTCGTTCGTACTGAGATAATGGTTAATTATCATTAACGGTCGCTAACGGACGTGTTTAAGTTGTTGTGCCTGGCTCCCTTTGCAGAAATTTATCATTAGAATTTGTAAAAACATTCTTTAGCAGATACCCAATTACAGCAGCGATACTTGTCATCAAAACTGGTTTAAGGAGATCCCATGTTGGTGGTGTATCTGTTTGCAGTAGTTGGTAAATACCTGTTAGTAATGCTGTGATGAATGTTAGAATGATAGCTTTTACTATATCCTTAGCATCAAGTTTTAAGAATTTTGATTTCATGGTTTTTTAATATTAATGATCCGTTAATACTTAAGTTTTTTTCTTGCTAGCACAGAATTAGTGGTTTTGTACATAATTGTTGCATTGTTTTGCCTCTCAGTTGCATCTGAGAATAGAAACTCAATTACTTATCTACTAATAGTGACAGCCATATTAGTAATCTACTTCCTGTTTTCATTTATTAAAGTTTAAGGTTTATAATTATCGATTCAATTAAACATTACAAAGTTCCCCCAAAACCCAGCGCATATCAACGTGAAAAACATGGATTTGTATCTGTATTTACCCCTTGAATTGTACCGTGATTTCACCCACCTGTAAAAGGGAAATCACCTGAAAATGTGAGATGAAACTTGATTAATTAGTTTTTATACAGCCTATTATGTGAATGAGTGTTTTAGTAACCTTTTTTAATGTATTGACATTGTGATGGATTGAAGTAAATTTGGGTTACAGTTAACCAATTCACTAATCTAAATATGGAATGGTATGAAAACAAAACTTATGAAAACAAAACCATTGGGTTATGTCTTGAAGTCTGATGGTACAGACAAAAGAATTTTTCAAAAGGAAATTCATTATAATCATGATATTGAGATAGTACATTCGGGTTATGCTTCACCCATAACAGAATCGGTTGCTCAGGTCTTGATAAATAATTTTCGGAAGACACCAAGTAGTCCCAATGCTGATAATATAGGTGTAATTTTTGCTATTAAGGATTTATTAAGCATTTTTCATCAGAAAGACTGTACTGGTGTATCTTTTTATTTTGCTAGAAGGAGGGTAGAGGATTTTGATCAGGAATTGAGTGCGAGCATCAAACCAGGAATAACATTAGTTGCTGTAGGAAGCAAAATTGATGAATCCGATATAATGACCAACTTGACAGGACGCCTTGGCGCAGGTTTAAATGGAAGTGGAAATATTAATGGTTTTCCTGAAGATATTGGTGTCGAGCCAGTTCAAAATGGTATTATTATGGAAATGGTTCCGCCTATAAGGGACAATGTAAAAGATCTTATTGAATTACTTGGTGAAAAGATCGTAGGTGAGATGGTGGAGTATTTCATAAAACATAATGAAGAATTCGTGAAGGACTGTTTAAGAAATAAATAACTTTATCCTAAGTTACTTTTCATATTTCTGCATAGTTGTATAATACACTGAGAAATTGCATCAGCCTATTGTTATTCTCCAAATACACCTTGCCAAAGCTCAAAAAAATCAGTGTATTATATGTTCAAGGCTTGGACTTCCTCCCCTCAAACAGAGCCATCCTTGTTTAAAGTGAGGATTTCTTCACTTCAAACAAGGAATTCCTCACTTTTTTATAGGAATTTCCTGTTTGCGATTAGGATTTCCTCCCTTTTAGCAAGGAATTCCTTGTTCAGAGTGAGGAATTCCTTGTTTTGAGGTAGGATATCCTACCCTGAAGTGAGGATTTCCTATCTTGGAGTATCAAATTCTTAGCTTAGAGGAAAGTTATCCGACCAAAAAGCTATGAAAAGCCCCTCAAAGAGCAGTATAGGCTACTTAGTCTCTGGCACAACGTTATTTGTCTTAGCCTTAACAGCAAACCGTAATTGCAAATCGTCATAAACCCCTTTCATCCCGGGTACGCCAGTCTTAGCTGCACTCTTAACGGCGTTATAAAAGATAAGGGCAGAGGAATACGCCTCACTACCGGCTAACACGGTACTATCGTCTAATTTTTCCACTAGCTGCTGTAGGGGGATTAATACCTTATTGATGTTGGTAACGGCCTGAACATCCTTCTCGAATTCGGCTACATCAAGGAACGGGGGAACTACCTTGGGGTTTTGCTTTGAGTACTCCAGCGCTTTGCTCACAAACGCCAAAGTTTTATCGCCCATCTTGGGGAGCGATTTACGATCTTCAACCGTAAGGTTAATTAGGTTTGGTAATTGCTGCTCAATTGTGGCAATTGCAGCGTTAATGGCTTCAATGGCTTCTTTACTAATTGTAATCGAAATTTTGTTTTCCATAGATGTTTTTGTTTTTGAGTTTATAATTAATACCAATTTGGTATGTTATTATTCAATATTGTAGACTTGACAATTTAGTTATTAACGCTTCCAGTTCAAACGGGGGTTAACCTAGCAGGGCTCAAAGGTTCTGCCAGCGTTTAATGGATATTAATTCAAAAGTATTGATTCATGTATTCAGATTATTTTGACCATTTCGATTATAGTTTTAAAAAATTATTTTGCATTAAACTTAACACAATTTTTCTCGAAAACAAAACCCATATCAAAATGAAATATCCACTATAATAGCCTTAGCACAAACATGAATGACTGCCCTATGGATGTTCCATCCGCACCTTTTGAAACAATAAAAATAGGCAGATGAAAAACACTAATTTATGTCTGTATTTACCCCTCGAATTGTACCGTGTTTTCACCCATCTACAAAAAGTAAAATCACCTGAAATTATGATGTAAAATTAAAGTAATTAGTTTTTATACAGCCTATTAAGTAAGCGAATGTTTTGGAGTCGTTTTTTATTGTATTGACATTGTGATTGATTGGAGTAAATTTGGGTTACAGTTAATCTCAAGTTAGTAATAAAAAGACACAACTATGAAAAAGAATTCTACAAAGCATGGTTTTAGACTTGCCGCAGACAACAGGATTAAGCAAGACGTATTAAACTATGAAGAAGAAATTGATAATTCAATTGTCTGTTCCTTCGGAGTCCCAATTACTGAAAGTGTTGCAAAGAAAATGATTCAGAATTACTGGGATGATTTAGAAGAAGGAAGAGACAATGAAAAAGAAGTAGCGTTCACATTTGGTAGAAAAGCATTGCTATCTATTTTATCGCAAAGTGAATGTGAAGGAATTCGATTTTACTATGCTAAAAAGAAATCAGATGATTACATTCCACCCTCTGATATTGGGAATATAGATGCCGGTGTCTCTTTGGTTGCAATAGGTGTTAATAAAAAATTTGACATCGCTACTACAGAAAAAGAATATATAGTGAAACGCCTTAGACCAAATAAACCAGTTACTTTCATGACTGAAAGTGAAAGTGAAACTGGGCAAATTTTTGAAATGGTTCCTCCAATAAAATTAGGATTCTTTTTAAATAGAGATAAAATTAGAATTAGCGAATATTATGAAGAATTGGCACAAATTATACAGGAGTTCTTTAATAAGAAAAAATAATCCCAATAAAATCTCTACCTTTCAGAAGAATAGCCCCAAACCCTATTCTTCTGAATTTCTATTTAAAATGCGAATAAAATGCGAAACATCTACTTAACCATCCTTTTCATAAGCCTTGTCCTAAGCATCTTTAGCTACAAAAAGGACAAGGCTTTATACCTTTTCCCGTTCCTGCTTTCGGCTGCTTTGCTGTCGGATATTGGGGCATCGGTATTAAACCACTTTAAGATAAACTACTTTTTTTTATACCATATCTACCTACCCATTGAGTACTCGCTTTTGGCGTACTATTTTTACCTTACTCTCCGCAATATTCTGGTTAAAAAGATAGTGCTCTACTCAATTCCTTTATTTATTATATTTAGCTTAATGTTTTCGTTAAAGGTTGTGATAATAAGTAAATACCCAAATTTTCAAACAATTATTGAATGTTTGCTCCTTGTAACCTGGGCAACTATGGCTATTTTTACTATCGAAGTAAAGGAGGATGTTAGTATTCTATCACTGCCTGTATTTTGGATATGTGTGGCAATTTTAGTTTACCAATGTGGAGTTTTTACTTTTACAGGGGTGTTTAATTTTTTATTGGATACAAAACCAGAGCTTTTGGATAAAATCAAACCTTATCAAATAGTATTAAATTGCATAATTTATATATTATACTCTATAGCTTTTGTATGTTCACACAGGATAAAGAAATACTCTTAGCCTTTATTGCCAGTACGTTCCTAATGGTTTTCCTTGTGATCATCATTATTGTTGCTATTGTGCGATATCAGAATCGATTGAGAAAGCACTCTCAGGAGATTAGTAAATTAAGCATTCAATACCAGGAGGAAATTGTTAAAGTACAAATCGAGAACGAGGAGCAAACCCTTAATAGGATTTCGCAGGAAATACACGATAATATAGGACAGATACTATCGTTGGTTAAGCTTAACCTGAATACGGTTAAGGTTGAGATGTGCGATGCGAAAACTCAAAATAAGATTGAGGGAACAAAAGAGCTCGTCTCAAAGGCTATCAACGATTTACGTCAGCTATCAAAATCTTTAAATTCTATCCACCTTTCGCAGCAATACCTATCCGATTCAATAAAGCAGGAGCTTGAGACCATTAACCGAACTGAAGAATTTACCACAGAGCTTGTTCTCCGTGGTGATGAGAGAACCTTCGAATCGCAGAAACAGCTTATTATTTTTAGGATTATTCAGGAAACCCTGAATAACATTGTTAAACATGCCAAAGCAAAGGTTATTAGGGTTGAGGTGGAGTATGGGTTGGAATTCTTTACCATTAAGGTAATTGATGATGGGATTGGCTTTGATTTATCATCGCTGAATTTAATTAATGGGAAGGATAGGGGAACGGGGTTAAGCAATATTAGCTACAGAGCAAAACTTATTGGTGCATCATTAGATATCGATAGCCAGAAGGGTAAAGGAACTGCAATTACACTAAATATGCCATGCTAAAGGAATTATATTATGACATTTGCAAAAAAAATTAACGTAGTACTTGTTGACGATCATACCCTTTTCCGCAAGGGGATGGTTGAACTGGTAAATAATTTTGAGAATTTCAATGTTGTTTGGGAAGCCAGCAATGGCAAGGAGTTTATAAAAAACCTCCGGATGCTTTCAGTTCCAGATATTGTTCTTTTGGATATGGCTATGCCCGAGATGGATGGCTATGAAACGGCTTTATGGATTAAAAAGAAGTACCCTGAAATTAAAATACTTGTTCTCTCGATGTTCGATCAGGAGGGGGCTATAATCAAGATGCTGAAAACGGGTGTAAACGGGTATGTGCTTAAAGATGCCGATCCAATTGAGCTGAACACCGCATTGTGTAACATCGTTGATAAGGGTTTTTACTACTCCGATTTGGTTAGCGGCACAATGGCAAATAGCATAAAAGGCTCATCCAATGAGGTTGAGACCGTAAAACTTAATGATAAGGAGATTCAGTTCCTAGAGCTTGTTTGTAGCGAGATGACCTATAAGGAGATAGCCGATAAGATGTTTCTGAGTGCAAGAACTATTGATGGATATAGAGATTCCTTGTTCGAAAAACTCTCGGTTAAAAGTAGGGTTGGGCTGGTGCTTTATGCAATAAAGAATGGATATATTAAACTGTGATGCTGTGAGGTTGATGCTGTGGTGCTGTGAGGGTGTTTTGCTGTGGGGCTGTGAGGCTGTGATGTTGTATTAATGTGTTGCTGTTTTACTGTGATGCTGTGGGTAGTTATTGGCGGAATTCTGAAGTAATGAAGAATTTTCATCGTCCATAAAAAGTTCCGTAGGAACGAAATATTTGTAGAAAATAAATAATGTCAAAAATTAAGCTCCGTAGGAGCGATATATAAATCAGCAAACTTAGCGTTCATTGCGGGCTTAGCATGAAACTCTTCTATTTTAGGCCTTTGTTAAAATAAATATCACCTAAGATGCAAACCTAGTTTCAATCATCCACACCCATTATCACATTTTGATATAATTAATCGCAATTTGCGATAGGCTAAGTAGTATGCACCAGTTTGTAGGTTTATTTTTCTGCTTTCGCCCTTTAGGGCAAAGGGTAAGAAAGCAGAAATAACCTAATCGGTTAGAGGAGATCTAAAATGATTTTAAAAACTCACCATCAATAATGAATAGTTTTACACCATTCTCAGTGGTTGAGCGATGGCTACTCAAATCATCAGAAACAATGTATGACATTCCTTTGGTCAACATGTGTTTGCTTCCATCCTTTAGGTCCGATACCATTTCACCCTCAAGACAGTAGATAATATGCCCTTTCTGACACCAATGATCGGCAACATAACCGGCTGAATATTCCACCATCCTTACCCGAATATTGCCGAATTGTTGTGTTTGCCAGTAGGCCTCACCCGTTTCGCCTTTATGCACGGTTGTTGGAACACTGCTCCAATCAGTTGTTTGAAAAGAAATTTGATTCATGTTATAGGTTTTAGTGGTTAATTAGTTGTGGTTTTTGTACAAATAGTTCTACGAAGAATGAAACATTTTGTTATAAATTTAATCAAATTTGATACACAATTTTGGGAGATAATCTGGAATCTGGCGTATTTTGTGTATTCACTGTA
Coding sequences within it:
- a CDS encoding YhcH/YjgK/YiaL family protein; amino-acid sequence: MVTASLNDFHLYLGLHPLFEKVEKALKTNAFDKPGERIYIDGEKLFAIPALDSARTKENALLEAHNRYIDIQVCLEGNETMGWNNRADCKSPKGLFDTEKDIIFYNDNPLSYFNVPAGHFAIFFPNDCHAPLIGEVMIRKVVFKIEV
- a CDS encoding response regulator transcription factor translates to MTFAKKINVVLVDDHTLFRKGMVELVNNFENFNVVWEASNGKEFIKNLRMLSVPDIVLLDMAMPEMDGYETALWIKKKYPEIKILVLSMFDQEGAIIKMLKTGVNGYVLKDADPIELNTALCNIVDKGFYYSDLVSGTMANSIKGSSNEVETVKLNDKEIQFLELVCSEMTYKEIADKMFLSARTIDGYRDSLFEKLSVKSRVGLVLYAIKNGYIKL
- a CDS encoding DHCW motif cupin fold protein, whose protein sequence is MNQISFQTTDWSSVPTTVHKGETGEAYWQTQQFGNIRVRMVEYSAGYVADHWCQKGHIIYCLEGEMVSDLKDGSKHMLTKGMSYIVSDDLSSHRSTTENGVKLFIIDGEFLKSF